A single region of the Cynocephalus volans isolate mCynVol1 chromosome 12, mCynVol1.pri, whole genome shotgun sequence genome encodes:
- the LOC134391707 gene encoding LOW QUALITY PROTEIN: keratin, type II cuticular Hb5-like (The sequence of the model RefSeq protein was modified relative to this genomic sequence to represent the inferred CDS: substituted 2 bases at 2 genomic stop codons): MASHSYRSSSSFGVRGFSSPSTVVPMPGAHSCISAMAYSGGGPGGPGYGHLGGIGSQSLCAVGSPQIAMSYGWPLSSRGSFGYRAGGLCRPSPPCITTMLVNESLLAPLNLEIDPNAQCVKHKEKEQIKCLSSRFAAFIDKVHFLEQQNKLPETKLQFYQNCKCCESTLEPLFSGYMETLKQEAECVEADSGRLSSELNHVQEVLEGYRKKXVYEEELALRTTAENEFVVLKKDVDGTYLHKADLEANVEQLREEIVFLWSLYEEEIHLLQSQISDTSVVVQMDNSRELSMDLVVAEIKAQYDVASRSWAEAESWYQTKCEEVKATVTRQGENLHTTKEKVNQLSCMIQRLLAEVGNSKQQCCKLETTVANEEQXGESALSDACCKLAEPEGALQKAKQDMARLLKEYQEAMNSKLGLDIEIATYRRLLEGEEQRLCESMDAVNICVSHSQGSVVCGDLGSTVLHGLGARPGEGLRKPSQPGGGSGEAPR, from the exons ATGGCGAGCCACTCCTACCGCAGCAGCTCCAGCTTCGGGGTCAGGGGTTTCAGCTCCCCCTCCACCGTCGTGCCCATGCCTGGAGCTCACAGCTGCATCAGTGCCATGGCCTACAGTGGGGGTGGTCCTGGGGGGCCAGGCTACGGGCATCTTGGGGGCATTGGCAGCCAGAGCCTGTGTGCAGTGGGGTCCCCCCAGATTGCGATGAGTTACGGATGGCCCCTAAGCAGCAGGGGCAGCTTTGGCTACCGGGCAGGGGGCCTTTGCAGACCCAGCCCCCCCTGCATCACCACCATGTTGGTCAACGAGAGCCTCCTCGCGCCCCTCAACCTGGAGATCGACCCCAACGCGCAGTGTGTGAAGCACAAGGAGAAGGAGCAGATCAAGTGCCTCAGCAGCAGGTTTGCTGCCTTCATCGACAAG GTGCACTTCCTGGAGCAGCAGAACAAACTGCCGGAGACAAAGCTGCAGTTCTACCAGAACTGTAAGTGCTGCGAGAGCACCCTGGAGCCACTGTTCAGTGGCTACATGGAGACACTGAAGCAGGAGGCTGAGTGCGTGGAGGCTGACAGTGGAAGGCTGTCCTCGGAGCTCAACCACGTGCAGGAGGTGCTGGAGGGCTACAGGAAGAAATGAGT TTATGAAGAAGAGCTGGCCCTCAGGACCACGGCTGAGAATGAGTTTGTGGTGCTGAAGAAG GACGTAGACGGTACCTATCTGCACAAGGCAGACCTGGAGGCCAATGTGGAGCAGCTTAGGGAAGAGATTGTCTTCCTTTGGTCTCTCTATGAGGAG GAAATTCATCTCCTTCAGTCACAGATCTCTGACACTTCAGTGGTGGTGCAGATGGACAACAGTCGGGAGCTCAGCATGGACTTGGTTGTGGCCGAGATCAAGGCTCAATATGATGTTGCCAGCCGCAGCTGGGCTGAGGCCGAGTCCTGGTATCAAACCAAG TGTGAGGAGGTGAAGGCCACAGTGACCAGGCAAGGTGAGAACCTCCACACAACCAAGGAGAAGGTCAACCAGCTAAGCTGCATGATCCAGAGGCTGTTGGCCGAGGTGGGGAACTCCAAGCAGCAG tGCTGCAAGCTGGAGACCACAGTGGCCAATGAGGAGCAGTAGGGTGAGTCGGCCCTCAGTGATGCCTGCTGCAAGCTGGCTGAGCCGGAGGGTGCCCTGCAGAAGGCCAAGCAGGACATGGCCCGCCTGCTCAAGGAGTACCAGGAGGCGATGAACTCCAAGCTGGGCCTGGACATTGAGATCGCCACCTACAGGCGCCTGCTGGAGGGTGAGGAGCAGAG GTTGTGTGAAAGCATGGACGCTGTTAACATCT GTGTGAGCCATTCCCAGGGCAGTGTGGTCTGTGGGGACCTTGGTTCCACTGTCTTGCATGGGCTGGGGGCGCGGCC AGGAGAGGGGCTGCGGAAGCCGTCTCAGCCTGGAGGGGGCAGCGGGGAGGCCCCTCGCTGA